Genomic DNA from Caldicellulosiruptor hydrothermalis 108:
ATAGTCAGCCTTCTACAGATACTGGTGTTAAAAACGAAAAGTCAAATACAAACATTGATAAGTTATTTAACTGGATGAATGTATTTAAAGTTTATGCAGATGCTACAGAAGATACAAATGATATTTTAAGCGAAGAAAACATTAAAGCAGTTCCTGTATGGCAGCCAGGAGAAATTAATCCAGTTATATATCAAAAAAATGGAAAATTGTATAGGCTTAATGATATTCCAATAGAAACATTAGTAAAGTATTGCAGGTTGTTGCATGATATTGAAGTAGTAGATATACTTCGTAAATATAATAATTCTAAGGCAAGATTTACTGATCGTGTAGATGGTTCAGAATGGTTTCCAACAAAGTGGGGGCTTCTTTATAGAAGAATAGGACAGCCGTTTTATAGTAAAGCAATTTGTTATTCTGATGGGTATACTCGTCCTGTAACTTTTATGGAAAAAATGGTAACTTCCTGGTATAGTGATCATTATAATTGGTTCACATTAGTTCCACCAATAAAAATTAAATATGATACAATAGATGTATCATATGATCCAAATTGTCAATATATAAGCAATCGAAAAAGAGAACTTGCACGCAACTTCATACTAGTACCAAAACCTTATATAGATAGATATTTGGCTAATTATCCAACATATTTGCCTTATCAAGATATAAAGGAAGGAATTCCACTTGGTGGAACAAATAAGTTTATATCAGAAGAAGAAGTTTTGGCTCTTCCACGTGCATTCATGGATGCATCTGAGGAGCTTTTTCCTATCTATTTTAACAGAGACAGAGTAAAATTTGATATAACTAGGGCTTATACTTATCTTTCTATAAGATTCCTTAAAGATTTTGATACAGAGGCTTATAATAGATTAGCTTCGGTAATCAAAAAGTATAAAATGTCTTTAGGTAAAGATGCATTTGTATCAGTAAGAATGCAAAACGAACCAGTTATTGTTAATGGAGCAGCATCTAGACAGTATTTTTTGATAAGTTTAAAATTTATGTATATAAAACCTACTCTTGATATAAAGCCAAAATTTGCTGCAGTTCCAAATAAAAAAGGAGTTCTGTATTTAATACAACTAGATCCATATACAATTTCATTTGAAAAATTATACTGTATATCAGAGTTATATTCCAAGCAAGATTTAAGACCATTATTAACAGAGTTAGGTAAAATATACAAAGCAATAGCAAGTGGTAAGATAGATGGAAATGGATATTTCACATTTTTAAAGAATGTTAAGTTAACAAGTGGGCAGTCTAATTCATTTTTTAAGAACATGGGTAAGCTAGGAGACGAATATTTGAAGTTAGGTAAATCAAAGAACCCTTTATATGTAGCAGCATCAAGGACTACAACATTCAGAGCAGCTTGTCTGAATTATAATAGAAAGTATATTGTAGATATATTCTATGATATATTAAACACCATGGGTTATTTGGATGATTTTAAGCAAGCATGGAATTTAGGAGCAAAATATGCTAGTGCAGTTTATAATACACCAGATCCAAAAACATTTGATCCGATAAATTTGGTAGATTACCATATATCACAAGATTACTATCCAACTTTCATTTTTGGTAAGGTAGATTTAAATGTAGCTGGGTTTAATAAATATAAAATAAGAGATTATAAGAATTTCGGCAAAGGCTGGTATAGTTTAGTAAACTATTATGTAATGAATCAGGCAATTAGTAAGAATATAGTCAATAAAGATATATTTAGCAAGTATTATAATAACAATTATTTTGTAATGCCAATTAGCACTGATGCATGGGCAACAAAGGATTTTAAGAATTTAACTCCAGGAGCAACACCACATTTGCATAGTATAATGATTATTACTGGTAGATATCCTGATTTAGATAATAATGGCAAGCCATATGTATACAGATCAACATGGAATGGTGTTGTAGGTCCAACACTTCCAATAATCTTTAGGTTATTTCCAGAGTTTGTAAATAAAGATAAGACAAGATACCCATACTTTGCAGTAGAATCTATGTTATTTGATGGAATATCATTTTATGATAAGCCAGTTATACCATGGTCAGATATGAATATGTCTAAATCATATAAGGATTTAATACAAAGATCATGGACTACAAACTTGGCAATAAAATCAGATGTAAAAGAAGGAAATGATTTTAACCTGTTAACTACAAATGAATATTCTATTCTGCATCGTTGCATATATAATAATGAATATCAAGTTGTTGAATAAATAATTATACCATTAATGTTATTATATAGAACTATAAATTATTCCACGTGTATTTAAAAGAAAATTTACAGTTTTCAATTTTTTGAATATAGACCTCTATCAAATAAGTAATCATTATCCAGTCCACATGCCTCTTATATGTTCTAAAACCTCTTAACCTTATTTGTTCTAAATTGTATTCTCCTTTTAACTTCCCAAATAATCTTTCAATTTTTGTCCTTTGCTTATATAACCTTTGTCCTTCCTCACTTCTTAAAAATTCCATATTTTTTACCCTCAAAATATTTTTTACATTACTAAAATCCTTACTATTTCTCTTATTTACCGCCGCTACAAACTTTATCTCAAGTCTATCTGCCACCTCAAACCACTTCGCACAATCATAACCTGCATCCGCTAATATTACTTCAGGTCCAAATATCTTAGCTTCATACAAAAGTTCTACTACTTTACTGTCATGGATATTTGCACGTGTCAACCACCATACTATAGGTATAACCTCATCTTCAACTGTTGCCAACACATGTAATTTATACCCATTGTAAAAACCTAAACTAACACATACTCCTACTTCTGCCTCTTTGTCACCCCTCGAGCTTCTCAAAGGTGTGGAATCTATAGCACAAACTTTTGTCTGCGGAACTATTTCTCTCACTAAAATTCTTGCTATCCCTTCTATATACCCTTCTTCAATTACCTTTGCCCATTTCGAAAAATATGAATGATCAGGGCTCTTCTCTATCCCTATAGCCTTTTTAAATTCTTCATCTTCATTTATCTTGTATTCTAATTCCCTGAAGCTGTTTATCTTGTTTTTGACTTTGTAAACAAAACAAGCTATTATATGGCTTAGCTTAAATTTCTTCGGTCTTCCTCTCCTGCTGCTCTTTATCTTTAATCCCAGGGCTTTTATTACTTTCTCAATTGTCATAAGTATCTTTAAAAATTTTTGTTTTTGTGTTTTAATAAAATTAGACATTGCCATCCTCCTTTGTTAGGTGTTTTTAGTCTTCTCTTATCGTAATTTTACCTCAAGGAGGATGGCTTTTTATATATCTATTTATTGTCTTTTCTGTTAATCCCTTTTATTCAACAAGCTAAATGAATATAAAAAATATATTGAAGATGCTAAGAAAAATGCAATTACACAAGACATCATCATGAAAAATGCAGGATATATCAAGTCACTATTAGGCAACATTTTTGAGAAGTAACTAATAATACAGTTTGCATACAGGGTTACTAGACTATAATAGTAACCCTGTATGCTTATACTAAATCAGGAGGTGGTATATTTTATGAAGTATTTTGCAAAGTTCAGGTTAAGAGAAAAGATTAGAGTGAAAAAGTCGTTTATCAGGTTAATTTTTACGTTAGTTATCATGATTATTAGTTTCATTGCATCATTTATAGCTAAAGCAGATAGTTCAGATCCAGTTAGTTTTATATATGATCCTGTTGTTTATGTAGGTGATGAATTATATAGGATAAAGAAAGATGACTTATATAATTTAAGTATTAGAGGACTTTTTGATTTGTTAAGCCAGAAAAATTATATAAGTGATTTAATGACACCATCAGTATTAAATAAATCAGATGAAAGTAGTAATGATCTTTATAATTTAATAGCAGAAAAACTTTCAGTTAAGGTATTTCCTTTTTTAAATATTTTAGAACCCAGTGGCAACTTTTTAATACAATCTGAGTTAAACACAAGGAACTTAAGCATGGGTTTAAGCATAACCGAAAAAGCAGATAATACAGCTATAGCAAAATTAGGTAATTTATTAAGCAAGGCTTTAGCAGCTGGTTCTCCACTGCTTGAGCAAGTAGTTAGCACAATAAAACTTCCATATGGAATAGTACCAGAGGGTTTGTAGCCTCCCCTTTGGGGATTGAAACGTGCTTAGCAGTTTGCTGCGATTTGTGCCATCTTTGAGTTTGTAGCCTCCCCTTTGGGGATTGAAACAAGACTGCAAGACTATAGAAGATTTCGGGAGAGTAGCTTTTAAACTACGTTTTATTGATAAGAAAGCAGCTTGGAATGATATATACGAAAAGACTAAAGATTTTGACGTGATAGGTTATGTGAAGGAACATTATATTGATTATGTTGAGCAGAACAAAAACGAAATAATAGGGGCTATTATGGAAAACACTGTTGAACCTGAAAAAAGAGACGAGATGAGAGAAACAATGCGTGGATGGTTGGACGAGGCAATACGAATGGTTAAGAATGGCGAGGAGTTGTATTGGATGCCTGAACGAATCTTCTATGATAGCGTGGCAGTAGCAATGAAAAAGATAGGGGTGAAATGATGTATGTGATAGCTGTATTGATTAGAGATAAAAGAAACGAAGAAAAGATATACGAAATGATAGAAGACGCATTTTCAAGTGATGTGGTAAATGATGAAATACTGAAAAAACGAGAAAAAGTTTTGGAAGAAATTAAAAGCATAGGGGAAATTGAAGTGTATAACTACATTCAAAAATATGGAGTTAGTATGTAGAAGTTAGCCACCCAACCCAACAGGGTTGAGGTGGTATTTTTATGCCTTCTTGTAAGGGGGTGAGTGTCATGGCTGAGAAGGTTAGCAACAGAGCATGGGGCGAAATCGTTTGTAGCCTTCCCGTTGGGGATTGAAACCTCTCCTTCAGTTCGCTTATATCCACCTTCTCTACTAGTTTGTAGCCTCACCGTTGGAGATTGAAGGTGGTGGGAGGTTTTGTAGACTCCACGTTTGGGATTGTAAGAAGGTGAATTTTAACCTCTATGTCGGAAATTGAGAGGAAAAAGTGGGTAGCCTTTTCTTTGTGGATTGAAAAAAGAAAGTGATAGTCACTTCTTGGAATCTGAAATATATTCTGATTGAGAACCAGTCAACTGTAAAAAAAGAGATGCAGCAAAAGATTTTAAAGTACATGATAAGATTATGGGCAGAGGAGATAAGAAAAGGAGTACAAATCCTGCCAGCAATTATACCGATAGTTGTATACAATGGAATAGGTGAGAGATGGAGTATATCAACCGACCTTATGGAAGCATTTGACATATTTAAGGATGATGTCTTCAGGTACAAAGTAGTTGACATAATAGAGCTTGAGGTAAAAGAGTTTTTGGAAAGAGAAAAGGATATACTACTACCTATAGTGTTTTATCTTGAGCAGGTAAGAGAAGACAGGAGTGAGCTGATAAGAAGGCTTTTAGAGGTTGAGAAGAACTTAAAGAAGCTGAGTAAAAAGAATGTAGATAGATTTTTGGAATGGTCGTATCGGATTATCAGACCGAGGTTTTCTGAAGAACAAAAGTCAGAGTACGATAGAGTTGCAAAAAGGGTTAAACAGGAGGGAGTGAATGCCATGGGTGAGTTTGTATCAAATGTTGCAAGACTTTTAGATGAAGCAAAGACAAAGGATTTTTTGGCAGGGAAACTTGAAGGAAAGCTTGAAGCCACAATAGAGTTTGCAAAAAGATTAATAAAAAAGGGATTTAGTGATGAAGAGATTGCAGAGCTTACAAAGCTTCAGATTGAAAAAGTCAAAGAATTGAGAAATTCCATGGTAAATTGAGAATATTTGAACATAAAATAGTAAGTAAGGGTATCCAAAAAGATGATGGATACCCCCTTGAGGTTTCCCATTTATTTTGATTCACTATGTCATAAAATCCACAGGATTTTTTTCAATGCCAATTATTTGCCTTTCTGAGTACCAGGTATTTTGAAATTTGTAGATAATAACTGAATCTTCAGACAAATCCAGTATTCTTTCAAGTTCGAGAATTAGTCTTCTCAAAGTCCCCTCTGATATATTTCCTTCAAATACCGAATTTTGTACCCATGTAAGATATTGTCTGCATTTTTTCAAAGCTTTTGCCACCCGTTTTTCATTGACATCATAAACAAGAATCACAAACATAGCTCCTACCACCTTGCCACAAAAGGTTTGTATTCTATATTTTCTAAAAACAATTTTTGAAGCTTGTATGCCTCCATACGGATGAGCCTTTTGTAACTTACTTGAGTATTTAGTTTCGGATGCATTATAGTAGAGTAGAGCTTTTGGTTGTACTCAGACACAAATAGCTTTTTACCCTGGTCATTTAGAATAATTCCATTTAATTCCTTTTCAAAATGCTTTTCGCTTAGTACTTTCTTGTTTACAAGAGAAAATATCACCCTGTCCACTATTATTGGTTTGAAAATTTCAGAAATATCCAAATTCAAAGAAAACTTACGCTGGTTTGTGGAATGAAGATACCCTATGCGCGGGTCAAGCTGTGTTTGGTAAATCTCCCCAAGAGTTGTGGCATACAATAGTGAATTACCAAAACTAATCAGCGCATTTATTCTGTCAAGAGGTGGATTTTTGCTCCTGCGGACAAATGTAAAATTTTCGTCATCCAGTATCTTATTAAAACACCTATAGTAGATTTCTCTTATATTCCCCTCCAAAGCCATAAGCGTATTTACATCACTGCAGGCGCTTATGTTATGGCGCATTCTTTCGATAGTTTCTATCTCATCTTTTAACATATTTCCACGGGAATTGTAGTACCTCAGAACCACAAGCATGTTCAAAACAGCACCTTCAACAATTGACCTTGCAATGGTTATTCTTTTATTATAGTCGTTGTAAAATTCTACCTGCTTGAGTATTACAATGCCTGAGTTGTAATGTTCGCGCGGGTAGTATGTACCAACGTAGTACTCATACCTGTTGAAAAAGTGTACACATATATTCTTTTCTGTCATGAACTCCAAAAATCTTTTGTTTATGTCAACCTCTCCAAATATAAAAACTGATTCTATCTCTTCAACAGGAAAATACTTTTTGCCTTCATCTGTTTCAAACATGATGGTGTTATCTTTCCTTCTTAAAAATCCCGAATTGAAAACATAAAGGTCTTTTTTCACTTCAAATCACCCCGAAAAGTTTTTTTGCGGACAATGGACTTGTTTTTCAAGCAAAACAATATTCCCTGTAAGCACACTTTGGACAATATCGGCATGTGGCTGCAGGAGGCGGACTTTCTTTTTCAATTATAGTTTCTATCTCAGCTATCATCTTTTCCAATTTTTCTTCTTCCTCAGCTGTCAGAACAACCTCTTCTTTTTTTCTTTCCTCTGGATAAAAAAGCACTCCTTTTGCTGAAATTCCTGCTTCTTTTAGTAGCTTTATATAAAACAAAAGCTGATACCTTGATGCTTCTTTGAACCTTGAAGACTTCTTTGTT
This window encodes:
- a CDS encoding ISNCY family transposase, which translates into the protein MSNFIKTQKQKFLKILMTIEKVIKALGLKIKSSRRGRPKKFKLSHIIACFVYKVKNKINSFRELEYKINEDEEFKKAIGIEKSPDHSYFSKWAKVIEEGYIEGIARILVREIVPQTKVCAIDSTPLRSSRGDKEAEVGVCVSLGFYNGYKLHVLATVEDEVIPIVWWLTRANIHDSKVVELLYEAKIFGPEVILADAGYDCAKWFEVADRLEIKFVAAVNKRNSKDFSNVKNILRVKNMEFLRSEEGQRLYKQRTKIERLFGKLKGEYNLEQIRLRGFRTYKRHVDWIMITYLIEVYIQKIENCKFSFKYTWNNL
- a CDS encoding Rpn family recombination-promoting nuclease/putative transposase yields the protein MIVTSWNLKYILIENQSTVKKEMQQKILKYMIRLWAEEIRKGVQILPAIIPIVVYNGIGERWSISTDLMEAFDIFKDDVFRYKVVDIIELEVKEFLEREKDILLPIVFYLEQVREDRSELIRRLLEVEKNLKKLSKKNVDRFLEWSYRIIRPRFSEEQKSEYDRVAKRVKQEGVNAMGEFVSNVARLLDEAKTKDFLAGKLEGKLEATIEFAKRLIKKGFSDEEIAELTKLQIEKVKELRNSMVN
- the cas2 gene encoding CRISPR-associated endonuclease Cas2 gives rise to the protein MFVILVYDVNEKRVAKALKKCRQYLTWVQNSVFEGNISEGTLRRLILELERILDLSEDSVIIYKFQNTWYSERQIIGIEKNPVDFMT
- the cas1b gene encoding type I-B CRISPR-associated endonuclease Cas1b; translation: MKKDLYVFNSGFLRRKDNTIMFETDEGKKYFPVEEIESVFIFGEVDINKRFLEFMTEKNICVHFFNRYEYYVGTYYPREHYNSGIVILKQVEFYNDYNKRITIARSIVEGAVLNMLVVLRYYNSRGNMLKDEIETIERMRHNISACSDVNTLMALEGNIREIYYRCFNKILDDENFTFVRRSKNPPLDRINALISFGNSLLYATTLGEIYQTQLDPRIGYLHSTNQRKFSLNLDISEIFKPIIVDRVIFSLVNKKVLSEKHFEKELNGIILNDQGKKLFVSEYNQKLYSTIMHPKLNTQVSYKRLIRMEAYKLQKLFLENIEYKPFVARW
- the cas4 gene encoding CRISPR-associated protein Cas4 produces the protein MDIYMTGVYIWYYNICKRQVWLMAHSILPDENDDNIVLGRFLHEYYYRKDQKEIKFGNAVFDILYQDKDEIVIGETKKSSRFKEASRYQLLFYIKLLKEAGISAKGVLFYPEERKKEEVVLTAEEEEKLEKMIAEIETIIEKESPPPAATCRYCPKCAYREYCFA